Sequence from the Corallococcus soli genome:
GCGCCGCGCGGAGGGGCTCATCGTGGCCTTCGTGGTCGACGACATCGACGCGGAGTACGCGCGCATCCAGGAGGAGGGCGTGAAGGTGCTGACGCCCATCGAGACGGAGCCCTGGGGCGAGCGCTACTTCCAGGTGGCGGACGCGAACGGCGTCATCATCCAGTTGGTGCAGTGGATGCACGCGCCGGACGCGGCGGCCGGACACGGCGGAGGCGCCGCCTGACGGTGGGGGCTGGACCCGGCCCATGCGCGGGCGGATGCACGGACCGTCCGTCGGGCCTCCTGCCCGGGCAAGGATGAAGGCGCGCATGAGCACGGTCCGCACGGCCTCTCGCTTCACCTGGGCGCTGGGGTTGATGCCCCTGGCGCCGGGCCAACGTGTGCTGGAGGTGGGGTGCGGGCATGGGCTTGCGCTCGGCCTCGTCGCTTCGCGGGTCCACCCGGGATGTGTCCTGGGCATCGACCGCTCGCCGAAGATGATCGCGCAGGCGGCGCGGCGGAACGCGGACGCGGTTCGCGCGGGACATGTCGTGCTGCGCACCGGGACGCTCGCGAGCGTGGACCTGGGGACCGAGCCGTTCGAGCTCGCCTTCGCCATCAACGTCAGCCTCTTCGCCCGCGACGCGCACGTCGTGCTGCCCGGCCCCGCGCGGGACGCGGATTCCGACCTGGAAGACCGGCGTGGAAGAACGACCTGGAGGGCAGGCAGGGCGTTTGCCGAATGTCAGACTGAGTGGATAGCGTGCAGTGCATGCCGGACATCCGCCTGCCTGCCGAAGCGAAGTACAAGAACGAGCTGGACGCCCTCGCGGCGCATGACGACAAGCCCCGCCCACCGGGTTGGGCGCTGTCGCCCCGCGCGGTGGAGACATACATCCTGGGCAGTCCCAAGCCCGTGGGGGGCGTGACCATCACGCCCAAGTACGTGGGTGACCGGGGCATCGTGCAGGTGTGCATCGCCACGCTGGCGTCGGACCGGGCGCTGATGCTGGTGGGCGAGCCGGGCACCGCGAAGAGCTGGCTGTCGGAGCACCTCTCCGCGGCCGTCAGCGGCACCTCCGGGCTCGTCGTGCAGGGCACGGCGGGCACCAGCGAGGACCACATCAAGTACTCGTGGAACTACGCGCTGCTGCTCGCGCAGGGCCCGTCACCGGAGGCGCTGGTGCCGTCGCCCATCCTCCGGGCCATGCGCACGGGCAAGTTCGCCCGCTTCGAGGAGGTGACGCGCACGTCGCCGGAGATCCAGGACTCGCTCATCTCCATCCTGTCGGAGAAGCAGGTGTCGGTGCCAGAGCTGGGGGAGATCACCAGCGCGCAGCGGGGCTTCAACCTCATCGCCACGGCGAACACGCGCGACCGGGGCGTCAACGAGATGAGCGCCGCGCTCAAACGCCGCTTCAACTTCGTCACGGTGCCGGTGGTGGAGGACCTGGAGCAGGAGATCCAGATCGTCACCAAGCGAGAGGCGGAGCTGCGCACCGACTACCAGGTGGGCGTGCCCCCGCCGGAGGAGCTGTCGCGGGTGCTGCTGACGCTCTTCCAGGAGCTGCGCAAGGGCGTGACGAAGGACGGCAAGACGAAGGTGCGCACGCCGGGGGCGGTGCTGTCCACGGCGGAGGCCATCAGCGTGCTGTTCAACAGCGCCATTCTCGCGCAGCAGTTCGGCTCCGGGACAGTGACGTCGCAGGAGCTGGCGGCCTCGCTGGTGGGCGCGGTGGTGAAGGAGCAGGAGGACGACGTGAAGGCGCTGCGCGAGTACATGGAGACGGTGGCCAAGGGCCGCCCGGGTCCGTGGAAGGACCTGTACACCGCGAGCAAGAAGCTGCTGAGGGGCTGATGGACTTCGCCCTGCTCTCCCGGGTGCAGCACTTCCCGGTGCGTCACCACTCGCCGCGCACCACCGCAGTGCTCCAGCGCTGGCTGGAGCGGGTGAAGCCCCAGGTCGTCCTCGTGGAGGGCCCCTGCGACGCGACCGGCATGGTGGACGTGCTGTGCGACGCGCAGACCCGGCCGCCCGTGGCCATCCTGGGCTACCGCACGGATGGAACGCCGGCATCGTCGCTGTGGCCCTTCGCCGCCTACTCGCCGGAGTACCAGGCGCTCAGATGGGCGCGGGCGAACGGCGCGCGCGTGGAGTTCATCGACATCCCGGTGGGCGTCAGCCTCGCGGTGGACCGCGACGCGCCCGGCCTGGGACTGGAGGCCGAAGCGACAGAGGGAGCCACGCCCGCTCCGGATGACACGGTGCCCCTCACGGACGCCTTCGCGCGCTCCCAGGGCTACCGCTCCTTCGAGGAGTTCTGGGAGGCGGCCTTCGAGGCGCCGGACTGGAGCCCGGAGCAGTTCCGGCCGGTGCTGCTGGCCTGGGCGGACGTCATCAACGCGGGCCCACGGCAGGGCTACCACCGCCAGCGTGACGCCTTCATGGCGCGCAAGGTGCTGGAGGTGGTGGCCAGCGGCGTGGCCCCTGAGAAGGTGGCGGTGGTGGCGGGCGCGGCGCACATCGCGGCCTTCGTGGCCAACGACGTGGAGCCCGCGCTGGAGG
This genomic interval carries:
- a CDS encoding class I SAM-dependent methyltransferase codes for the protein MSTVRTASRFTWALGLMPLAPGQRVLEVGCGHGLALGLVASRVHPGCVLGIDRSPKMIAQAARRNADAVRAGHVVLRTGTLASVDLGTEPFELAFAINVSLFARDAHVVLPGPARDADSDLEDRRGRTTWRAGRAFAECQTEWIACSACRTSACLPKRSTRTSWTPSRRMTTSPAHRVGRCRPARWRHTSWAVPSPWGA
- a CDS encoding VOC family protein — protein: MRVTASAVSLNVDDVEASASFLTQHFGFKEAMSADGFVSLARPDVGFNVCYLRTGLKSLKPESLKTRRAEGLIVAFVVDDIDAEYARIQEEGVKVLTPIETEPWGERYFQVADANGVIIQLVQWMHAPDAAAGHGGGAA
- a CDS encoding ATP-binding protein; this translates as MDALAAHDDKPRPPGWALSPRAVETYILGSPKPVGGVTITPKYVGDRGIVQVCIATLASDRALMLVGEPGTAKSWLSEHLSAAVSGTSGLVVQGTAGTSEDHIKYSWNYALLLAQGPSPEALVPSPILRAMRTGKFARFEEVTRTSPEIQDSLISILSEKQVSVPELGEITSAQRGFNLIATANTRDRGVNEMSAALKRRFNFVTVPVVEDLEQEIQIVTKREAELRTDYQVGVPPPEELSRVLLTLFQELRKGVTKDGKTKVRTPGAVLSTAEAISVLFNSAILAQQFGSGTVTSQELAASLVGAVVKEQEDDVKALREYMETVAKGRPGPWKDLYTASKKLLRG